From one Chanodichthys erythropterus isolate Z2021 chromosome 3, ASM2448905v1, whole genome shotgun sequence genomic stretch:
- the alkbh7 gene encoding alpha-ketoglutarate-dependent dioxygenase alkB homolog 7, mitochondrial: MTLIRVVKQVQRKSLQCPLLCKFSSDSSALRKGPECKWLCGSSQEIVSALRGQVEVRQNFISEEEENALFKEVEPGLRKKRYEFDHWDDAIHGYRETERLQWGVMGESILRRVRAVAFPEGSPLLGPVHVLDLDKEGYIKPHIDSVKFCGSTIAGLSLLSDSIMRLVPENNSTDWVDLLLSRRSLYILRDDARFKFTHEILKDEDSFFIGQKVPRHRRISVICRNLPV; this comes from the exons ATGACACTAATTAGAGTAGTGAAACAAGTACAGAGAAAATCTCTCCAATGCCCCCTACTGTGTAAGTTTTCATCGGATAGTTCAGCACTACGAAAAGGGCCCGAGTGTAAATGGTTGTGTGGATCGTCTCAGGAAATTGTGTCCGCATTGCGTGGACAAGTGGAAGTTAGGCAGAACTTCATCAGCGAGGAAGAGGAGAATGCCCTTTTTAAAGAAGTAGAGCCAGGACTTAGAAAAAAGCGATATGAATTTGACCACTGGGACGAT GCTATCCATGGCTACAGAGAAACAGAGCGGCTGCAGTGGGGAGTTATGGGTGAAAGCATCTTAAGGCGGGTGAGAGCGGTTGCATTTCCTGAAGGCAGTCCACTGCTTGGGCCGGTTCATGTTCTGGACCTGGACAAAGAGGGCTATATCAAACCCCATATTGACAGTGTGAAG TTCTGTGGAAGCACTATTGCGGGGCTGAGCCTGTTATCTGATAGTATTATGCGTCTGGTCCCAGAAAATAATTCCACAGATTGGGTGGACTTGCTTCTGAGTCGGCGCTCACTTTATATATTGAG GGATGATGCTCGTTTTAAATTCACCCATGAAATCCTGAAAGATGAAGATTCCTTTTTCATAGGGCAGAAGGTTCCACGTCATCGCCGCATCTCTGTGATCTGTCGAAACCTGCCTGTGTAA
- the ighd gene encoding uncharacterized protein ighd produces MDSFFVLIVKRVLVPTMALLSKEEGDGIVLECQLKDYYPNKVTVQWFSDNQTLTAKNNKELQNTDKADKSFTYISQISIGTQYEDKQYTCKATHETKEIKEEYSLCKLKSVLKPSIEVKRAHLEEILKENKVKLSCTVKAPHTTTLSWVPNGVGTVGTISKEQPNIIVNNLTLTTSEWSNLKTIACIAEHPCFPVERAEIPAGDTEKVPVVVIRRPFQKSAQSGSALLECVVKDLSSGDVCIKFQANNADISGFICTDCAPSENTWSLTTPFTIPTVHQKKENTFTCTVYRPFKQWKSQPTGNIFDDPTIELVVVPSVGQSSSEPQKLLCSGEGFDPKIKWISKSMEKQSTALEVTMMENGRVKVYSEISVPQTEWNQEVTYTCQIVDGHSRKTKEKDIRICGGKRAISDRNEFKPSIEVKRARLEEILKENKVKLSCTVKAPHTTTVSWLPNGVGTVGTISKEQPNIIVNNLTLTTSEWSNLKTIACIVKHPCFPVERAEIPAGDTEKVPVVVIRRPFQKSAQSGSALLECVVKDLSSGDVCIKFQANNADISGFICTDCAPSENTWSLTTPFTIPTVHQKKENTFTCTVYRPFKQWKSQPTGNIFDDPTIELVVVPSVGQSSSEPQKLLCSGEGFDPKIKWISKSMEKQSTALEVTMMENGRVKVYSEISVPQTEWNQEVTYTCQIVDGHSRKTKEKDIRICGGKRAISDRNEFKPSIEVKRARLEEILKENKVKLSCTVKAPHTTTVSWLPNGVGTVGTISKEQPNIIVNNLTLTTSEWSNLKTIACIVKHPCFPVERAEIPAGDTEKVPVVVIRRPFQKSAQSGSALLECVVKDLSSGDVCIKFQANNADISGFICTDCVPSENTWSLTTPFTIPTVHQKKENTFTCTVYRPFKQWKSQPTGNIFDDPTIELVVVPSVGQSSSEPQKLLCSGEGFDPKIKWISKSMEKQSTALEVTMMENGRVKVYSEISVPQTEWNQEVTYTCQIVDGHSRKTKEKDIRICGGKRAISDRNEFKPSIEVKRARLEEILKENKVKLSCTVKAPHTTTVSWLPNGVGTVGTISKEQPNIIVNNLTLTTSEWSNLKTIACIVKHPCFPVERAEIPAGDTEKVPVVVIRRPFQKSAQSGSALLECVVKDLSSGDVCIKFQANNADISGFICTDCVPSENTWSLTTPFTIPTVHQKKENTFTCTVYRPFKQWKSQPTGNIFDDPTIELVVVPSVGQSSSEPQKLLCSGEGFDPKIKWISKSMEKQSTALEVTMMENGRVKVYSEISVPQTEWNQEVTYTCQIVDGHSMKPKQNKSINICGVIAPSSQKAAVFLLGPSQNHVRSGAALYLTCLVVGQSVKHFSIQWKVNGTVHKPNVFEQNPIDHANGTQSKKSILEVSNQQWNAYALFSCEVKHLCSTVTQQQNISKTREPKQPIVSILRPSDSDLSGPQNTNLLCFITGFFPSDISVEWQLNGTKLDESHFTNSPVVAHTSGGFSMHSALILPASQWKEGVYSCIVSHESCQVPITATLENLYASVIPSAPSVELLQSASRLVCLVYGFSPSAINITWLFGTTEVSAQNDTNPAKGPDGKFSIRSYLQIQPANWAPGEVYSCRITHATGTQSHNISKSAMFEEAIFMNENKPESITQDTVEEAWNMACAFLTLFLLSLLYGCTVTLVKVKPE; encoded by the exons ATGGattctttctttgttttaataGTAAAACGTGTCCTTGTGCCCACTATGGCTCTGCTGAGTAAAGAGGAAGGTGATGGCATCGTGTTGGAGTGCCAGTTGAAGGATTATTACCCAAATAAAGTTACTGTACAATGGTTTAGTGATAATCAGACTCTCACtgctaaaaataataaagagtTGCAGAACACTGATAAAGCAGATAAAAGTTTTACTTACATAAGTCAAATATCTATCGGCACTCAGTATGAAGACAAGCAGTACACTTGTAAAGCCACCCACGAGACTAAAGAGATCAAAGAGGAATATAGCTTGTGCAAGT TAAAGTCTGTGCTCAAACCTTCAATTGAAGTAAAGAGAGCTCATCTTGAAGAAATTTTGAAGGAGAACAAAGTCAAATTGTCTTGTACTGTTAAAGCGCCACACACCACTACACTGTCATGGGTGCCAAATGGTGTCGGCACAGTTGGCACCATTTCCAAAGAACAGCCCAATATCATTGTAAACAACTTGACTTTGACCACAAGTGAATGGTCGAACCTGAAGACTATTGCTTGTATTGCTGAACATCCATGTTTCCCAGTAGAGAGAGCTGAAATTCCAGCTG GTGATACGGAAAAGGTTCCTGTAGTAGTGATCAGGAGGCCCTTCCAGAAATCAGCTCAGTCTGGCAGTGCTTTGCTGGAGTGTGTTGTAAAAGATCTCTCCTCTGGTGATGTCTGCATCAAATTCCAGGCCAACAATGCTGATATCTCAGGATTCATTTGTACGGATTGTGCCCCTTCTGAAAACACTTGGTCCCTGACCACACCTTTTACAATACCTACTGTGCACCAGAAGAAAGAAAACACCTTTACCTGTACAGTTTACAGACCCTTCAAACAGTGGAAATCACAACCCACTGGAAACATTTTTG ATGATCCTACCATAGAGCTTGTTGTAGTTCCCAGTGTGGGTCAGTCTAGTTCAGAGCCACAGAAGCTGCTGTGTTCTGGGGAAGGATTTGACCCGAAGATCAAATGGATTTCAAAATCTATGGAGAAACAAAGCACAGCTTTAGAGGTCACAATGATGGAGAACGGCCGTGTGAAAGTGTACAGTGAGATATCTGTGCCACAGACAGAGTGGAATCAAGAGGTCACTTACACCTGTCAAATTGTCGATGGACACAGTAGAAAAACTAAAGAAAAAGACATCAGAATTTGTGGAGGTAAACGTGCCATAAGTGACAGGAATGAGTTCAAACCTTCAATTGAAGTAAAGAGAGCTCGTCTCGAAGAAATTTTGAAGGAGAACAAAGTCAAATTGTCTTGTACTGTTAAAGCGCCACACACCACTACAGTGTCATGGTTGCCAAATGGTGTCGGCACAGTTGGCACCATTTCCAAAGAACAGCCCAATATCATTGTAAACAACTTGACTTTGACCACAAGTGAATGGTCGAACCTGAAGACTATTGCTTGTATTGTTAAACATCCATGTTTCCCAGTAGAGAGAGCTGAAATTCCAGCTG GTGATACGGAAAAGGTTCCTGTAGTAGTGATCAGGAGGCCCTTCCAGAAATCAGCTCAGTCTGGCAGTGCTTTGCTGGAGTGTGTTGTAAAAGATCTCTCCTCTGGTGATGTCTGCATCAAATTCCAGGCCAACAATGCTGATATCTCAGGATTCATTTGTACGGATTGTGCCCCTTCTGAAAACACTTGGTCCCTGACCACACCTTTTACAATACCTACTGTGCACCAGAAGAAAGAAAACACCTTTACCTGTACAGTTTACAGACCCTTCAAACAGTGGAAATCACAACCCACTGGAAACATTTTTG ATGATCCTACCATAGAGCTTGTTGTAGTTCCCAGTGTGGGTCAGTCTAGTTCAGAGCCACAGAAGCTGCTGTGTTCTGGGGAAGGATTTGACCCGAAGATCAAATGGATTTCAAAATCTATGGAGAAACAAAGCACAGCTTTAGAGGTCACAATGATGGAGAACGGCCGTGTGAAAGTGTACAGTGAGATATCTGTGCCACAGACAGAGTGGAATCAAGAGGTCACTTACACCTGTCAAATTGTCGATGGACACAGTAGAAAAACTAAAGAAAAAGACATCAGAATTTGTGGAGGTAAACGTGCCATAAGTGACAGGAATGAGTTCAAACCTTCAATTGAAGTAAAGAGAGCTCGTCTCGAAGAAATTTTGAAGGAGAACAAAGTCAAATTGTCTTGTACTGTTAAAGCGCCACACACCACTACAGTGTCATGGTTGCCAAATGGTGTCGGCACAGTTGGCACCATTTCCAAAGAACAGCCCAATATCATTGTAAACAACTTGACTTTGACCACAAGTGAATGGTCGAACCTGAAGACTATTGCTTGTATTGTTAAACATCCATGTTTCCCAGTAGAGAGAGCTGAAATTCCAGCTG GTGATACGGAAAAGGTTCCTGTAGTAGTGATCAGGAGGCCCTTCCAGAAATCAGCTCAGTCTGGCAGTGCTTTGCTGGAGTGTGTTGTAAAAGATCTCTCCTCTGGTGATGTCTGCATCAAATTCCAGGCCAACAATGCTGATATCTCAGGATTCATTTGTACGGATTGTGTCCCTTCTGAAAACACTTGGTCCCTGACCACACCTTTTACAATACCTACTGTGCACCAGAAGAAAGAAAACACCTTTACCTGTACAGTTTACAGACCCTTCAAACAGTGGAAATCACAACCCACTGGAAACATTTTTG ATGATCCTACCATAGAGCTTGTTGTAGTTCCCAGTGTGGGTCAGTCTAGTTCAGAGCCACAGAAGCTGCTGTGTTCTGGGGAAGGATTTGACCCGAAGATCAAATGGATTTCAAAATCTATGGAGAAACAAAGCACAGCTTTAGAGGTCACAATGATGGAGAACGGCCGTGTGAAAGTGTACAGTGAGATATCTGTGCCACAGACAGAGTGGAATCAAGAGGTCACTTACACCTGTCAAATTGTCGATGGACACAGTAGAAAAACTAAAGAAAAAGACATCAGAATTTGTGGAGGTAAACGTGCCATAAGTGACAGGAATGAGTTCAAACCTTCAATTGAAGTAAAGAGAGCTCGTCTCGAAGAAATTTTGAAGGAGAACAAAGTCAAATTGTCTTGTACTGTTAAAGCGCCACACACCACTACAGTGTCATGGTTGCCAAATGGTGTCGGCACAGTTGGCACCATTTCCAAAGAACAGCCCAATATCATTGTAAACAACTTGACTTTGACCACAAGTGAATGGTCGAACCTGAAGACTATTGCTTGTATTGTTAAACATCCATGTTTCCCAGTAGAGAGAGCTGAAATTCCAGCTG GTGATACGGAAAAGGTTCCTGTAGTAGTGATCAGGAGGCCCTTCCAGAAATCAGCTCAGTCTGGCAGTGCTTTGCTGGAGTGTGTTGTAAAAGATCTCTCCTCTGGTGATGTCTGCATCAAATTCCAGGCCAACAATGCTGATATCTCAGGATTCATTTGTACGGATTGTGTCCCTTCTGAAAACACTTGGTCCCTGACCACACCTTTTACAATACCTACTGTGCACCAGAAGAAAGAAAACACCTTTACCTGTACAGTTTACAGACCCTTCAAACAGTGGAAATCACAACCCACTGGAAACATTTTTG ATGATCCTACCATAGAGCTTGTTGTAGTTCCCAGTGTGGGTCAGTCTAGTTCAGAGCCACAGAAGCTGCTGTGTTCTGGGGAAGGATTTGACCCGAAGATCAAATGGATTTCAAAATCTATGGAGAAACAAAGCACAGCTTTAGAGGTCACAATGATGGAGAACGGCCGTGTGAAAGTGTACAGTGAGATATCTGTGCCACAGACAGAGTGGAATCAAGAGGTCACTTACACCTGTCAAATTGTCGATGGGCACAGTATGAAacctaaacaaaataaaagcatcAATATTTGTGGAG TGATTGCACCTTCCAGTCAGAAGGCAGCGGTCTTCCTGCTGGGTCCTTCCCAGAATCACGTGAGATCTGGCGCAGCTCTGTATTTGACCTGTTTGGTTGTTGGTCAGAGTGTCAAGCATTTCTCCATCCAGTGGAAAGTGAATGGAACTGTTCATAAACCAAATGTCTTTGAACAAAATCCCATAGATCATGCCAATGGCACTCAAAGCAAGAAAAGTATTCTGGAGGTTTCAAATCAACAATGGAATGCATATGCTCTCTTTTCCTGTGAGGTAAAGCATTTGTGCTCTACTGTTACACAGCAGCAGAACATCTCAAAAACCAGAG AGCCCAAACAACCCATTGTGAGCATCCTCCGACCCTCAGACAGCGATCTCTCTGGACCCCAAAATACCAACCTTCTTTGCTTCATCACCGGTTTCTTCCCATCTGATATCTCCGTAGAGTGGCAACTAAATGGGACGAAACTCGATGAGTCTCACTTCACTAACAGTCCTGTGGTTGCTCACACTTCAGGAGGTTTTTCAATGCATAGTGCCCTAATATTGCCTGCATCACAGTGGAAAGAAGGCGTGTACTCTTGCATTGTTTCTCATGAGTCGTGCCAAGTTCCAATTACCGCAACTTTGGAGAACTTGTATG CTTCGGTGATCCCCTCTGCTCCATCTGTAGAGCTGCTGCAGAGTGCTAGTAGGCTGGTGTGTCTGGTGTATGGTTTCAGCCCATCTGCCATCAACATCACCTGGCTGTTTGGAACGACTGAAGTGTCTGCCCAAAATGATACCAACCCCGCGAAAGGCCCTGATGGAAAATTTAGCATCCGAAGTTACCTGCAGATCCAACCTGCAAACTGGGCACCTGGTGAGGTGTACAGCTGCAGAATCACTCATGCTACTGGTACCCAGTCGCATAACATTTCCAAATCAG CAATGTTTGAAGAGGCTATATTTATGAATGAGAATAAACCTGAATCCATCACACAGGATACTGTTGAAGAAGCATGGAATATGGCCTGTGCCTTCCTCACCCTCTTCCTTCTCTCTCTTCTCTATGGGTGCACAGTGACATTGGTCAAAGTGAAGCCTGAATGA
- the gtf2f1 gene encoding general transcription factor IIF subunit 1 isoform X2 — protein sequence MTSLGSSSSSTTEYVVRVPKNTSKKYNIMAFNSGDKVSCSTWTQARMERDMSNRRIYGEEESQEGAAGSEFGKKQREESRRKKYGIVTKEFKVEDQPWILKVNGKAGRRFKGLKKGGVTENASYYIFTQCADGAFEAFPVHAWYNFTPQAKHRTLTAEEAEEEWGRRNKVVNHFSIMLQRRLREQERGDEDEEEGEKGGKKKKKKGGRGGDLRIHDLEDDLEMSSDESDGSNGEDDEAKSKGKKDKGPKGKGKKKKKSDLEGIEDSDDGDFEGLEVDYMSDESSSEEEEPEKTKPNKGEDVPKGIDEMSESEEESEEENKNEEDAKEEEEEEDGKKTPVQVEKKKKKDSSGESDSSEDSDIEGEAASALFMKKRTPPKRGGGRGSAGSSRTGSRPGTPSIDNAATSNTLRAAANKLEQGKRQTTIPSSETPAAKRLKMEPSPQSSSGKSTPQPASGKSTPSSSDVQLTEDAVRRYLIRKPMTTKDLLKKFQTKRTGLSSEQTVNVLAQILKRLNPERKNINDKMHFYLTE from the exons ATGACGTCACTG GGGAGCAGCAGTTCCTCCACAACGGAGTATGTAGTACGTGTTCCCAA AAACACCAGTAAGAAATACAACATAATGGCTTTCAATTCTGGTGATAAAGTCAGTTGTTCCACCTGGACTCAg GCTCGTATGGAACGGGACATGAGTAATAGGCGTATATACGGTGAGGAGGAGAGTCAGGAGGGGGCGGCAGGCAGTGAGTTTGGAAAGAAACAGAGAGAGGAATCACGGAGGAAGAAGTATGGCATCGTTACAAAGGAGTTCAAGGTGGAGGACCAGCCCTGGATCCTTAAAGTTAACGGCAAGGCAGGAAGAAG ATTCAAGGGTCTAAAAAAAGGCGGAGTCACAGAGAACGCTTCCTACTACATCTTCACACAGTGTGCCGATGGTGCCTTTGAGGCGTTTCCCGTGCACGCCTGGTATAACTTCACACCGCAGGCCAAACACCGCACGCTCACAGCCGAGGAGGCAGAGGAAGAGTGGGGCAG GAGGAACAAGGTGGTGAACCACTTCAGTATCATGCTCCAGCGACGTCTCAGAGAACAGGAGCGAGGAGACGAGGATGAGGAGGAAGGAGAAAAAGGagggaagaaaaagaagaaaaagggaGGCAGGGGTGGAGACCTGCGCATACATGACCTCGAGGATGACTTGGAAATGAGCAGCGATGAGAGCGACGGCAGCAATGGAGAGg ATGATGAAGCCAAGTCGAAAGGTAAAAAGGACAAAGGCCCCAAAGGCAagggaaaaaagaagaaaaaaagcgaCTTGGAAGGAATCGAGGATAGTGATGATGGCGACTTTGAGGGGTTGGAGGTGGACTACATGTCCGATGAGAGCAG TTCTGAAGAAGAGGAGCCAGAGAAGACCAAGCCTAATAAGGGAGAGGACGTCCCTAAAG gaattGATGAAATGTCTGAGAGTGAAGAAGAAAGTGAGGAAGAAAACAAGAATGAGGAAGATGCCaaggaggaagaagaggaggaagatgGAAAGAAGACACCAGTGCAGGtggaaaagaagaagaagaaag ACAGCAGTGGCGAGTCAGACAGCTCTGAGGACAGTGATATTGAAGGCGAGGCAGCTTCAGCACTGTTCATG AAGAAGCGCACACCTCCTAAGCGAGGGGGCGGGCGTGGCTCAGCAGGTAGTTCAAGAACAGGAAGTCGGCCTGGCACACCTTCTATCGACAACGCTGCCACTTCAAACACTCTGCGTGCCGCTGCCAACAAACTGGAGCAAG GTAAGCGGCAGACGACAATACCAAGCTCAGAGACTCCAGCAGCAAAGAGATTAAAGATGGAGCCCAGCCCTCAGAGCTCTTCAGGAAAGAGCACACCCCAACCAGCATCAGGCAAATCCACCCCCAGCTCCAG TGACGTGCAGCTGACGGAGGATGCCGTGCGCAGGTATCTCATCAGGAAGCCCATGACCACTAAAGACCTGCTGAAGAAGTTCCAGACTAAGCGCACAGGCCTCAGCAGCGAGCAGACGGTCAACGTGCTCGCCCAGATCTTGAAGAGGCTAAACCCAGAGAGGAAGAACATCAATGACAAGATGCACTTCTACCTCACTGAGTGA
- the gtf2f1 gene encoding general transcription factor IIF subunit 1 isoform X1 has product MTSLGSSSSSTTEYVVRVPKNTSKKYNIMAFNSGDKVSCSTWTQARMERDMSNRRIYGEEESQEGAAGSEFGKKQREESRRKKYGIVTKEFKVEDQPWILKVNGKAGRRFKGLKKGGVTENASYYIFTQCADGAFEAFPVHAWYNFTPQAKHRTLTAEEAEEEWGRRNKVVNHFSIMLQRRLREQERGDEDEEEGEKGGKKKKKKGGRGGDLRIHDLEDDLEMSSDESDGSNGEDDEAKSKGKKDKGPKGKGKKKKKSDLEGIEDSDDGDFEGLEVDYMSDESSSEEEEPEKTKPNKGEDVPKGIDEMSESEEESEEENKNEEDAKEEEEEEDGKKTPVQVEKKKKKDSSGESDSSEDSDIEGEAASALFMVKKRTPPKRGGGRGSAGSSRTGSRPGTPSIDNAATSNTLRAAANKLEQGKRQTTIPSSETPAAKRLKMEPSPQSSSGKSTPQPASGKSTPSSSDVQLTEDAVRRYLIRKPMTTKDLLKKFQTKRTGLSSEQTVNVLAQILKRLNPERKNINDKMHFYLTE; this is encoded by the exons ATGACGTCACTG GGGAGCAGCAGTTCCTCCACAACGGAGTATGTAGTACGTGTTCCCAA AAACACCAGTAAGAAATACAACATAATGGCTTTCAATTCTGGTGATAAAGTCAGTTGTTCCACCTGGACTCAg GCTCGTATGGAACGGGACATGAGTAATAGGCGTATATACGGTGAGGAGGAGAGTCAGGAGGGGGCGGCAGGCAGTGAGTTTGGAAAGAAACAGAGAGAGGAATCACGGAGGAAGAAGTATGGCATCGTTACAAAGGAGTTCAAGGTGGAGGACCAGCCCTGGATCCTTAAAGTTAACGGCAAGGCAGGAAGAAG ATTCAAGGGTCTAAAAAAAGGCGGAGTCACAGAGAACGCTTCCTACTACATCTTCACACAGTGTGCCGATGGTGCCTTTGAGGCGTTTCCCGTGCACGCCTGGTATAACTTCACACCGCAGGCCAAACACCGCACGCTCACAGCCGAGGAGGCAGAGGAAGAGTGGGGCAG GAGGAACAAGGTGGTGAACCACTTCAGTATCATGCTCCAGCGACGTCTCAGAGAACAGGAGCGAGGAGACGAGGATGAGGAGGAAGGAGAAAAAGGagggaagaaaaagaagaaaaagggaGGCAGGGGTGGAGACCTGCGCATACATGACCTCGAGGATGACTTGGAAATGAGCAGCGATGAGAGCGACGGCAGCAATGGAGAGg ATGATGAAGCCAAGTCGAAAGGTAAAAAGGACAAAGGCCCCAAAGGCAagggaaaaaagaagaaaaaaagcgaCTTGGAAGGAATCGAGGATAGTGATGATGGCGACTTTGAGGGGTTGGAGGTGGACTACATGTCCGATGAGAGCAG TTCTGAAGAAGAGGAGCCAGAGAAGACCAAGCCTAATAAGGGAGAGGACGTCCCTAAAG gaattGATGAAATGTCTGAGAGTGAAGAAGAAAGTGAGGAAGAAAACAAGAATGAGGAAGATGCCaaggaggaagaagaggaggaagatgGAAAGAAGACACCAGTGCAGGtggaaaagaagaagaagaaag ACAGCAGTGGCGAGTCAGACAGCTCTGAGGACAGTGATATTGAAGGCGAGGCAGCTTCAGCACTGTTCATGGTG AAGAAGCGCACACCTCCTAAGCGAGGGGGCGGGCGTGGCTCAGCAGGTAGTTCAAGAACAGGAAGTCGGCCTGGCACACCTTCTATCGACAACGCTGCCACTTCAAACACTCTGCGTGCCGCTGCCAACAAACTGGAGCAAG GTAAGCGGCAGACGACAATACCAAGCTCAGAGACTCCAGCAGCAAAGAGATTAAAGATGGAGCCCAGCCCTCAGAGCTCTTCAGGAAAGAGCACACCCCAACCAGCATCAGGCAAATCCACCCCCAGCTCCAG TGACGTGCAGCTGACGGAGGATGCCGTGCGCAGGTATCTCATCAGGAAGCCCATGACCACTAAAGACCTGCTGAAGAAGTTCCAGACTAAGCGCACAGGCCTCAGCAGCGAGCAGACGGTCAACGTGCTCGCCCAGATCTTGAAGAGGCTAAACCCAGAGAGGAAGAACATCAATGACAAGATGCACTTCTACCTCACTGAGTGA